GAAATTTGAAGGTTTATTATCAGAAGGAAATTTAAGTGGAAAAACAAGAAAAAATCATAGAAATGTTCAACCAAATAGCGCCGACTTATGATAAAGCAAACAGAGTTCTTAGCTTTGGAGTTGATATAAGCTGGAGAAAAAACGCGTGTGAAATCTTACTAGATAAGCTAAAAACAAGCGATATAAACATAGTAGATATTGCATGCGGAACAGGCGATATGATGGGTATTTGGGAGCAAATGGCAAAGAAAAAAAATATAAAAATTTCTTCTATGACTGGCGTTGATCCAAGCACCGGGATGCTTGAAATCGCCAAAGAAAAATTTCCAAACTACAACTTTATAACCGCATTTGCAAACAAAACTTCGTTACCAAGCGACTTTGCAGACATAGTAAGCATCAGCTATGGTATAAGAAACGTAGTTGAGCTAAAAGAGGCGTTAAATGAATTTAATAGGATATTAAAACTAGGCGGATACGTCGCTGTATTAGAATTTACAAAACGTCAAAATAGCGGATTTATATCAAAAATAAGAGATTTTTATCTAAGCAAAATATTACCAAAAATAGGCGCTCTCATCAGCAAAAATGAAGAAGCCTACAGATATTTACCAAGTAGCATAGAAAACTTTTTTGATAAAACGGCGTTTTGTGCCTTGCTTGAAGAAGCCGGATTTGAAGTAGAAATCTGCAAAGGCTATAGCTTTGAAGTCAGCACGCTCTTTGTAGCAAAAAAAGTGAAATAAATGACTGTTAGCGAACTAAATGAACAAGCCAAAACTCTACTAGAAACCCACTTTAGCTTTGTTGAAGTCACTGGGGAAATTTCTAGACTTATAAAACACAGCTCTGGGCATTGGTATTTTAGCTTAAAAGATGAAAAAAGCGTCATAAGTGCCGCTATGTATAAATTTAGCAATCAATCAGTCAAATTTGATGTAAAAGACGGGCTAAAAGTCACACTGCAAGGAAAACTAACTATTTATCCGCCAAGTGGAAGCTATCAGCTTTTAGCAAATAAAATGTTGCCTGAGGGAGTTGGTGAGCTTGAGTTTGCATTTAATCAGCTAAAAGAAAAATTAGAAAAAGAGGGGCTTTTTGATATCAAATTTAAAAAATCTCTCCCTAAATTTCCAAAAAAAGTAGCTCTTATCACTAGCCTTACTTCAGCAGCCTACCAAGATATGTTAAAAGTAATAAAATCAAGATTTAAGCTGTGCGAGTTTGTGGCATTTAACACTTTAGTTCAAGGCGAAAATGCCGCTAAAAACATCATAAATGTGCTTAATAAAGTTGATAAAATGGGTTTTGATGCTTTAGTTTTAGCAAGAGGTGGCGGAAGCAAAGAAGATCTTTGGTGCTTTAATGACGAGAGTTTGGCAAGAACTATATTTGCTTTGCAAACTCCGATTATATCAGCTATCGGACACGAGATAGACTATAGCATAAGCGACTTTGTGAGCGACCACAGAAGTCTTACTCCAACAGCTGCGATGGTAGATCTTTTACCTGATGAGTTAAATTTAATGCAAGGTTTAGATATGGCATTTGATACTTTAACAAACTATGTAAATCAAAAAGTACAAAAATGCCAAAATATTTTAGATTTAAAAATATTAAATTTAAAAAATCAAGCACTAAGCCAAAAGATAGAAAAATTAGCCATAAGTTTAGAAAATAAAAAGGCAAATTTAAACAATATAGTGCAATCAAAACTGGTAAATCAGACGCATAAATTAAGAGAGTTTGAACTGATATTTTACGAGCGTGAGCAGTTTTTTAAAGCCACAAAAAATATGGTTCAAATAGAAAAAGACGGAAAATTAATCTCACTTGAAAAACTAAAAAAAGATGATGTTATAAAACTTTACTCGCAAAATACACAAAAACAAGCAATAATAAAATCTTAGAAAGGTAAAAAATGAACAGAGTTTTAAATTTCAGTGCAGGACCTAGCGCCTTGCCACTTAGCGTTTTAGAAAGAGCAAGAGATGAGTTTATAAGCTACAAAGGTATGGGATTTAGCATAATGGAAGTAAGCCATAGGGGAAAAGTTTTTGACGAGCTTCACAACAACGCCATAGCTAAAGTAAAAAAATTTTACGGCTTAAATGACGATTATGCCGTATTATTTTTACAAGGCGGAGCGACTTTGCAATTTGCTCAAATTCCTATGAATTTATATAATGGTGGCGTGGCTGAGTATGTAAATACAGGCGTTTGGACTACAAAAGCTATAAAAGAAGCAAAAATTCAAAATATCAATTACAAGGTAATAGCAAGTAGCGAAGATAGCAAATTTGATCACATTCCAAATTTTAATTTTAGCGATGATGCTGATTATGGCTATATCTGCTCTAATAACACAATTTATGGCACACAATACGCCACACTTCCTAGCCCAAAATGCCCTTTGGTAGTCGATAGTAGCTCTGATCTCTTAAGCCGTGATATTGATTTTAAAGCACATAATATCGGATTATTCTATGGCGGAGCACAAAAAAATGCAGGACCTGCTGGTATAACCATCGTTATAATCCGCAAAGATTTAGCAAATAGAGTCAAAGAGAGTGTCCCAACTCCTCTTCGCTATACGACTCAGATAGAAGCGAATTCTTTGGCAAATACGCCTTGTACGTTTGGTATATATATGTTTGATCTAGTTTTAGACTGGATAAAAGATCAAGGCGGACTAAATGCTATAAATAGCATAAATCAGAAAAAAGCTGCTATGCTATATGATTTGATCGATGGCTCAGATTTTTACACAGCATTTGCAAAACCAGGCTCAAGAAGTATAATGAATGTTAGCTTTGCTACACCTAATGCTGAGTTAGATATGAAATTTGTCAAATTAGCAGAAGAAAATGCGATGATAGGTCTAAAAGGTCATAGAATCTTAGGCGGTCTAAGAGCTTCAATATATAACGCAGTAACCACGCAAAGCGTCCAAACTTTATGTGAATTTATGAAAGAATTCCAAAGAACACACGGATAAACCTATCCTAAGCAAGCGCTTTTTCTAACTCTAAAATCCTAGTATTTATAATCGTGATTTTAGTTATTAAATCAGTAGCTTGCTCTGTTAAACTCATTAGCATATTTTTAGCATATTCATTTGGAATACTCGATAAGGCTCTTATTTTCTCTTCAACTTTACCTAATTGCTTTTGTAATCTTTCTAACTGCTCTTCTAAAAGCTCTATAGTCTCTTGGATCATAGCAGTTGGACTTTTGCTTTCTTGAGTATCCATATTATCATCTTTTTTGTTAATTGAAATCTTTTTGGTATTACTAAAATCTTGCGAAGTTATATCTATTCTTGTAGAATTTATTTGCATCTATTACTCCCATATTAATTCATTATATTTTAATATCGGAATAAATATTTAAATTTAAAGAAGTTTAAAGCCCCAAAAATGGAGCTTTAAATCAAATTATAGTTTATCACCATCAGTTGAAAGATAGCTAGCTACGCCTTCAGTTGTAGGTTTCATACCTTTATCACCTTTATTCCAACCAGCTGGGCAAACTTCACCATGCTCATTTGTAAATAGCATTGTATCTACCATTCTTACCATTTCATCAATGTTTCTTCCAAGTGGAAGGTCATTTATAACAGCGTGGCGAACTGTGCCATCTTTGTCTAATAAGAAGCTACCTCTTAGAGCAACTGCATCATCAAACAATACATCAAATCCTTTTGCCCACTCTTTTTTAAGGTCAGCTACTAGTGGGAATTGAACTCTACCGATACCACCTTGTTTAACATCAGTCTCTCTCCAAGCAAAGTGGCAATACTCGTTATCGCAACTTACACCGATAACTTCAATGCCTCTTTCTTTGAATTCTCTATATCTATGATCAAATGCTATAATCTCACTTGGACAAACAAAAGTAAAATCTTTTGGGTAGAAAAATACAACTGCACCTTTTGGGCCTATATGTTTGTAAAGTTCGAAATTCTCTTCGATTTGTCCATTGCCAAGTACTGCTACACCGCTTAGTTGTGGCGCTTTGTTTGTTACTATCATAAGTAATCTCCTTAATAATTTTTATTTGTAAGTATATTGTATTAAATATAATTTAATTAATTTTAAACACTACTATCTTTTTTATCTTATTTATACAAAAACATAAAAAATTTAGCACAAAATTACACATTTAATATATTTTTATTGAATTTAAATGCAATTTTTCTTTAAAGATAAATTTGGCTAAATTTAGCTATAATCGACCAATTTTTTAATGTAAGGAAAAAAATGTTTGGTGACTTTTTTTCAAAAATAAGACGAAAACAATCAGATCCTAGCGAAGCACCAACCCACTGGATAAAATGTGATAGCTGTAACTCTTTAATGTATTATAAAGAGGTCGAAGCATGCTATAATGTATGCCCAAAATGTGGCTACCACATGAGACTTAGCCCTAAAAAAAGAATAGAACTAATAGCAGATGATGGAAGTTTTGTTGAATTTGATTCAAATTTAAAGCCGATTGATCCACTTAAATTTGTAGATAAAAAATCATATAAAAAAAGAATTAGCGAGAGCGAAGAAAAGACGGGTAAATCAAGCTCTGTTATCTCAGGAGAGGCCACCATAGACTCAGTTCCTATACAGCTAGTTGTATTTGATTTTGGATTTATGGGTGGAAGTCTTAGCTCAGTAGAAGGCGAAAAAATCACAAGAGCTGCTAAAAGAGCCATAGAAAAAAGACAAGCTCTCATTATAGTAAGCGCTAGTGGTGGGGCTAGAATGCAAGAAAGCACATTTAGCCTTATGCAAATGAGTAAAACTAGTGCGGCTTTAAAACTCTTAAGCGATCATAAACTGCCATATATTTCAGTGCTGACAGATCCTACTATGGGCGGGGTTTCAGCCTCGTTTGCTTGGCTTGGTGATTTGATCATCGCAGAGCCAGGAGCACTTATAGGATTTGCCGGTCAAAGAGTGATAGAACAGACCATAAAGACCAGCTTACCTGAGGGGTTCCAAAGAGCAGAATTCTTACTTGAGCATGGTCTAATAGATGCCATAGTCCCTAGAAGCGAACACAAAAAATACATTGCAGATATGGTAAGATTTTTGACAAATAACCCAAAAATAGAACAGAAGATAGATTTTAAATTTAAGGCGGTTTGATGCAAATTTTAGTTCATTGTATTCAAAAAAGCAGTGATGATTTTAAAGAGATAAACGAATACATAAAAATGAGCTCAAAATGGGCTGATATAAAAGATATAAATAAATTTAATTCTCAAATAGCAAAAGCACAAAGCCTATCAAAACAAAATGCCCACGTTGCTTATGACAACGTTTATATGCCTTGTGTAGATGGTTTTTGCATAGGGCTTGACGAAAAAGGCGATGAACTAGACAGCCCGCAGTTTGCAGATCTTCTAAAAGATAGTCAAAAAATTTCATTTTTTATCGGTGGTGCTTATGGTCTAAGCTCGGAATTTAAGTCAAAAATGAATAGGTTAGTAAGTCTATCTAGGCTTACTTTAGCACACAAAATAGCAAAGCTTATGCTTTTTGAGCAAATTTTTCGTGGTCTTTGCATAAATGCAAATCATCCATACCATAAATAAAGGAATTCGATGACAAATAGTGATTTAGAGTATTTTAAAAAACTTCTTGAAGAGAGAAAATTACAAATCAAAAAAAATATCTTAGATGCAGAGGGTGAAATAAATGGATTAAGAGATAGTGGAGCAAGTGATGAGTTTGATTTTGCAAATATAAGTGCAGACTCCATTTTAGAACAGTCTATCTCTTCAAAACAAAAACAAGAGTTAAACGAAATAGGCGTAGCTTTAACAAAGATAGCAAACAAAACTTATGGAATTTGTGAAATGTGCGAAGATGAAATAGACATAGAACGTCTAAAAGTAAATCCTCACGCACGCCATTGTATAAGCTGTAGAGAACTGATGGAAAAAAATAATAAAAATAAGGATTTAAGATGAAAGCAAGAAGGTATATACTGTATTCTATTTTGTATGTTGCCTTGGTTTGGGTGCTAGTTTTTACATTTTTTAATGGACGATTTACGATAAGCGTATTTGAATACAGTATAGACTTGCCTATCGCATCATGGGTCATCTTACCAATAGGGCTATTTGCGTTGCTTAGCATCTTGCATATGAGTTACTACGGGTTTAAAAACTTTTTAGATGCTAGAGCAGTAAGAAGCGATCTTCAACTCTACAACATACTTGCAAAAGAGGTTTTTTTAGGGCTTGAGTCAAATAAAGAGTTTAAAACAGATCTTTTTTTAAATCCTAGCGAGGCTACTAAAGCACTATCTCCGTGGCTAAATTTAGGCGAACCTAAATTTAATAACGATGATCTAAAGTTAGCTTATGAGACTTCGCAAAAGATCAAAAATGGTGAAGTTTGTGAAATTAAAAAAGTTAAACTTTTAAAAACAAATCCGCTATTTATACAAAATGAAAAAAATAAGATAAAAGCCGACTATAAGTACGCCTTGAGTATATTATCCACAAAAGGCGATATAAATGAAAGTCTATACAAAGAAGCATATAACGCCTTGATAGAGTATGGAACTTACCTAGAAATATCTAAATTTAATCTAAAATATTCTAATGAAGATATCATAAAACTCATAAATAGATATGTTGAAGATAAAAACTTTGAGATAGCAACTTCTGATCTGTTTAATATCATCAATAAAAATCAATTTGAGTGCGAAGAATATATCAAAATGGCTATAAATTTAAAAACAAAAGTGGCTCCAGATAAGCTAATTGGTATATTTGACAAACTTAGAAATGAGCATTTAAATGCTAGTGAAGCTTACTTATATCTGCTTTATGATTTTCAAATGATAGAAGAGCTAAGAGAAGCTTTGGCAAGCTCTCAAAACGATGATTTTGACAAATTAAAAACTCTTATGTTTTTAAGAGATAATGGAAAAATGGTATCTGCAGATATTTTCTATAAATGATAGACTTTAGCTCAAAGCCTCTGTTTTTAGCCCCTTTGGCAGGATTTTCTGATATAGCACTTAGGGGCGTGGTCAAAAAATTTGGTTGTGATGTTACGACAAGTGAAATGATAAGCTCTAACGCTTTGGTTTATGAGTCAAGCAAAACCCTTGCTATGATAGAAAAAAATACGGCAGAAACGCCATATATAGTTCAAATAGCAGGAAGCGACAAGCGCATTATAGAACAAGCCGTTTTGATATTAAATGATATAGATGGTATAGATGGTATAGATCTAAACTGTGGATGTCCAGTTCCTAAAGTAGTCAAACAAAATGCCGGTTCTGCCCTTTTAAACGATATAAATTTACTATGTGGCATTTTAGAAACCATCAAAAAAACTTCCAAAAAAAGATACACTTCGGTTAAAATTCGTCTTGGATTTAACCAAAAAACGGCGCATTTAATAGCGCGAGATCTACAAAACGCCGGATGTGATTATATCTGCGTTCATGGACGTACAAGAGCTGGTGGATACAGCGCAAAAGTCGATTATGATGCGATCGCTAAAGTAAAACAAAGCGTAAATATACCGGTCATTGCAAATGGCGATATAAATAGTAAGAACATAGAAGAGGTTTTTAAACAAACTAGCTGCGATGCAGTGATGATAGGAAGAGCAGTAATCGGTCAGCCGTGGATCTTTTATGAGATAAAAAATAAAAAAAGTATAGATCCTAAGCTCAAAAAAGACATTATTATAGAGCATTTTGATCAGATGATAAAACATTATAAGGATCAAGGAGTAGCGATCTTTAGAAAACACCTACACGAATATTCAAAAGGTATAAATGGTGCAAGTTCTTTTAGAAATGATATAAACTCAATAACAAACAAAGATGAAATGCTCCAAGCCATAAAAGCATTTTTTTAGATGCAAGGCTATATATTGCGCGTACAAAAGGTGCGTGATGAGGACTGCTTAGTCTTTATACTTACCGAAAATAAACTAGTAAAATCATATAGATTTTATGGCGCAAGACACTCTATTATCACTCAAGGCTTTAAGCTTGATTTTGAGCTTGAAGGCGGAGGAGTATTTTTACCCCACCTTAGAAATACTATGCATTTAGGATTTAAATGGCTTTTTCAAAGAGAAAGACTGCTGGTTTGGCAACATTTTATGAGATTGCTTTATGAGCATTTAAAGGGCGTAGAAGAACCTGGCGATTTCTACTATAATTTATTAGATATATGCGCGTATAAATTTGAAAAACAAAATCCAAAACGAGTGATTATAGAGGCATATCTACAAATTTTGGATTTTGAAGGAAGACTGCATAAAGATATCTGCTGTTTTTTATGTAATCAAAAAATAAAAGGAGAGCTATCTTTGGCTAGAGGTTTTCTACCATCTCATATCAGTTGTCTTAATAAAACCAAATTCTTGCATCAAGATATCGCAAAACTATTTTCTTCAAAAAAATGTACGCATATTAGCGATAATGACATAGATAGCCTTTATTATATCGTATTAGAAGGTCTTTAGCTAGTCAAAAGTTATAGCAAAAATAGCGGGTTTAAATAGTTTTTTGATATTATCTTTTGCCATCAAAAAGTTTTTTATACCCTTTATATGCAACGTATGATTTATAAACTCAAGCCTAACTTCATCAGATACACTTAGAGATTTTGCTAGTCCTAGCAAAAAGCTTAGCCACCAGACATCGCTCACATTAGGAAGTAAATTTGCAAACTCACCAAGATCTGTAACTTGCTTATTTTGATACTCTATGATAAAGGCTATCAAGGCTTTTTGCTCGTGAGTATAACCATAATTAAGTCCATTTTTAACCAAATAACTACTATGTGTATGTTCTGAATAAAATCCGATAGACCTACCTATATTATAAAGTTTAGTCGCACAAAGCAGATCAGGAAGATATCTATCATCGACTTTATGGATAGGTTTTAAGATATCAAACAACCTTTTTGCATATCTATATGTATTTTCATTGCCTCTTTTAGAAAATCTATCTTGCAAACTTCTAAGGCTTGGATTAAAATTTTTTGGAAATTTGATACCAGGTCTTAGTATATTTGTAAGAAATATACCTTCTCTAACTCCAGCACCACTTGTGTATATGGTTTTAGCCCCTAGTTTTTTACTAAGTTTTGCAAAGATTGTCGCGCCTTCTCTAATGGTATCATATCTATCTTTTTTTATAGGAAAATCCTTCATATCAAAGATATTTGAATTTGCTAATTTTTCTATAAATGCAGAATGTTCAGCGTAAGGGTAAGAAAAGTTATGAACAAGCTTTAATGGATGTTTTTGTATCTGCATAATAGCATTTGATATAGCCCTAAGACTTCCACCTATAGCCACTATATTGTTACTAGCAAACTCTTTTGGTAAGTTCTGCAAGACTTCATCTATAAATTTAGAAGCACCTGCTGTATTTTTCTTATCAAAAAATAGCTCTTTTATCCTTACTGTTCCTATATTTAAAGATATGGTATTTTCTATCTTGCCGTTTTTTATCTTAGCTAACTCAGTAGATCCGCCACCTATATCTATAGTAGTAGCCTCATCAAGCGGAGAGAGTAAATTTAGTGTGGCGATCCCGCCGTAGTAAGCTTCTTTGTTGCCATCTATCACTTT
The sequence above is a segment of the Campylobacter hyointestinalis subsp. lawsonii genome. Coding sequences within it:
- the recO gene encoding recombination protein RecO — translated: MQGYILRVQKVRDEDCLVFILTENKLVKSYRFYGARHSIITQGFKLDFELEGGGVFLPHLRNTMHLGFKWLFQRERLLVWQHFMRLLYEHLKGVEEPGDFYYNLLDICAYKFEKQNPKRVIIEAYLQILDFEGRLHKDICCFLCNQKIKGELSLARGFLPSHISCLNKTKFLHQDIAKLFSSKKCTHISDNDIDSLYYIVLEGL
- the accD gene encoding acetyl-CoA carboxylase, carboxyltransferase subunit beta — protein: MFGDFFSKIRRKQSDPSEAPTHWIKCDSCNSLMYYKEVEACYNVCPKCGYHMRLSPKKRIELIADDGSFVEFDSNLKPIDPLKFVDKKSYKKRISESEEKTGKSSSVISGEATIDSVPIQLVVFDFGFMGGSLSSVEGEKITRAAKRAIEKRQALIIVSASGGARMQESTFSLMQMSKTSAALKLLSDHKLPYISVLTDPTMGGVSASFAWLGDLIIAEPGALIGFAGQRVIEQTIKTSLPEGFQRAEFLLEHGLIDAIVPRSEHKKYIADMVRFLTNNPKIEQKIDFKFKAV
- the ubiE gene encoding bifunctional demethylmenaquinone methyltransferase/2-methoxy-6-polyprenyl-1,4-benzoquinol methylase UbiE, giving the protein MEKQEKIIEMFNQIAPTYDKANRVLSFGVDISWRKNACEILLDKLKTSDINIVDIACGTGDMMGIWEQMAKKKNIKISSMTGVDPSTGMLEIAKEKFPNYNFITAFANKTSLPSDFADIVSISYGIRNVVELKEALNEFNRILKLGGYVAVLEFTKRQNSGFISKIRDFYLSKILPKIGALISKNEEAYRYLPSSIENFFDKTAFCALLEEAGFEVEICKGYSFEVSTLFVAKKVK
- a CDS encoding Ppx/GppA phosphatase family protein, whose amino-acid sequence is MPKRVAVIDLGSNSARMAIFERTSRLGFYILREYKIKVRLGEGAYENGGVLQDAAMDKVFYAFKEFSYFIKLYKVNKVLCAGTSALRDAPNSNIFINRIKKELGLGLKVIDGNKEAYYGGIATLNLLSPLDEATTIDIGGGSTELAKIKNGKIENTISLNIGTVRIKELFFDKKNTAGASKFIDEVLQNLPKEFASNNIVAIGGSLRAISNAIMQIQKHPLKLVHNFSYPYAEHSAFIEKLANSNIFDMKDFPIKKDRYDTIREGATIFAKLSKKLGAKTIYTSGAGVREGIFLTNILRPGIKFPKNFNPSLRSLQDRFSKRGNENTYRYAKRLFDILKPIHKVDDRYLPDLLCATKLYNIGRSIGFYSEHTHSSYLVKNGLNYGYTHEQKALIAFIIEYQNKQVTDLGEFANLLPNVSDVWWLSFLLGLAKSLSVSDEVRLEFINHTLHIKGIKNFLMAKDNIKKLFKPAIFAITFD
- the dksA gene encoding RNA polymerase-binding protein DksA, translated to MTNSDLEYFKKLLEERKLQIKKNILDAEGEINGLRDSGASDEFDFANISADSILEQSISSKQKQELNEIGVALTKIANKTYGICEMCEDEIDIERLKVNPHARHCISCRELMEKNNKNKDLR
- a CDS encoding tRNA dihydrouridine synthase; this translates as MIDFSSKPLFLAPLAGFSDIALRGVVKKFGCDVTTSEMISSNALVYESSKTLAMIEKNTAETPYIVQIAGSDKRIIEQAVLILNDIDGIDGIDLNCGCPVPKVVKQNAGSALLNDINLLCGILETIKKTSKKRYTSVKIRLGFNQKTAHLIARDLQNAGCDYICVHGRTRAGGYSAKVDYDAIAKVKQSVNIPVIANGDINSKNIEEVFKQTSCDAVMIGRAVIGQPWIFYEIKNKKSIDPKLKKDIIIEHFDQMIKHYKDQGVAIFRKHLHEYSKGINGASSFRNDINSITNKDEMLQAIKAFF
- the serC gene encoding 3-phosphoserine/phosphohydroxythreonine transaminase; this translates as MNRVLNFSAGPSALPLSVLERARDEFISYKGMGFSIMEVSHRGKVFDELHNNAIAKVKKFYGLNDDYAVLFLQGGATLQFAQIPMNLYNGGVAEYVNTGVWTTKAIKEAKIQNINYKVIASSEDSKFDHIPNFNFSDDADYGYICSNNTIYGTQYATLPSPKCPLVVDSSSDLLSRDIDFKAHNIGLFYGGAQKNAGPAGITIVIIRKDLANRVKESVPTPLRYTTQIEANSLANTPCTFGIYMFDLVLDWIKDQGGLNAINSINQKKAAMLYDLIDGSDFYTAFAKPGSRSIMNVSFATPNAELDMKFVKLAEENAMIGLKGHRILGGLRASIYNAVTTQSVQTLCEFMKEFQRTHG
- the xseA gene encoding exodeoxyribonuclease VII large subunit; its protein translation is MTVSELNEQAKTLLETHFSFVEVTGEISRLIKHSSGHWYFSLKDEKSVISAAMYKFSNQSVKFDVKDGLKVTLQGKLTIYPPSGSYQLLANKMLPEGVGELEFAFNQLKEKLEKEGLFDIKFKKSLPKFPKKVALITSLTSAAYQDMLKVIKSRFKLCEFVAFNTLVQGENAAKNIINVLNKVDKMGFDALVLARGGGSKEDLWCFNDESLARTIFALQTPIISAIGHEIDYSISDFVSDHRSLTPTAAMVDLLPDELNLMQGLDMAFDTLTNYVNQKVQKCQNILDLKILNLKNQALSQKIEKLAISLENKKANLNNIVQSKLVNQTHKLREFELIFYEREQFFKATKNMVQIEKDGKLISLEKLKKDDVIKLYSQNTQKQAIIKS
- a CDS encoding peroxiredoxin; the protein is MIVTNKAPQLSGVAVLGNGQIEENFELYKHIGPKGAVVFFYPKDFTFVCPSEIIAFDHRYREFKERGIEVIGVSCDNEYCHFAWRETDVKQGGIGRVQFPLVADLKKEWAKGFDVLFDDAVALRGSFLLDKDGTVRHAVINDLPLGRNIDEMVRMVDTMLFTNEHGEVCPAGWNKGDKGMKPTTEGVASYLSTDGDKL
- a CDS encoding 23S rRNA (pseudouridine(1915)-N(3))-methyltransferase RlmH yields the protein MQILVHCIQKSSDDFKEINEYIKMSSKWADIKDINKFNSQIAKAQSLSKQNAHVAYDNVYMPCVDGFCIGLDEKGDELDSPQFADLLKDSQKISFFIGGAYGLSSEFKSKMNRLVSLSRLTLAHKIAKLMLFEQIFRGLCINANHPYHK